One segment of Cyprinus carpio isolate SPL01 chromosome A17, ASM1834038v1, whole genome shotgun sequence DNA contains the following:
- the LOC122148257 gene encoding uncharacterized protein LOC122148257 — MRSNLRLRGWKCSYQSTPNINEAVDNEHCWHQNAMTPWRSLRTRLEHPGRGRRTPPFLSGSTSFDEPWRSENTSSPFLFLGRTRSVPEALHCYSRPTLRSSFSSITITAQSLSPKRDCTAYLNSTFRPLNMPDRPPSLMGHRENKTLEIIVGTPVPPRHKTVVVTVTENREQHCASETPSSSQAPPVHEHSYTEEEDQTDSLPSLKRHIFRSCAHLELLPSKLSRSTLYLDKSLSIPLGQTLYRSTLSLSLGKPSFTQTPEKPKMMIQTKSSYSNWDMANTGIDGTERLSQQPKNGSTINGSPFKNNTSFGSDTLYSTLTSLPFRTRCHSSSAAFRLNGKANDVLGPSQRNPRARQAFSEPSGVPQVHLRAPHEVRTVFHTAEKVRRPIEYPVSPHLTNCTCGSKTDQKDTGHLSLSLREALELFRPDFISRSQNRMRLLELRARERRSLQTAEFIMGVETANRRRNCTKPHPLSDIHFKPRDRAISGKEMQWRSRRIYNKLPEVTKKKEEERKRLVLETNRLRAEVFKKKVLDQILQRHGD; from the exons ATGCGCTCAAACTTGCGGCTCAGAGGTTGGAAGTGCTCTTATCAGTCGACTCCCAACATTAATGAG GCAGTGGATAATGAGCATTGCTGGCACCAAAATGCCATGACACCATGGAGGAGTCTGAGGACTAGATTGGAGCACCCAGGGAGAGGAAGGCGAACACCCCCATTTTTATCTGGCTCTACATCATTTGATGAACCTTGGAGATCAGAAAACACATCTAGTCCTTTTTTATTCCTGGGCCGGACACGCAGTGTCCCTGAAGCTCTTCATTGCTACAGTAGACCCACTTTACGGTCAAGCTTCTCCTCGATCACCATCACCGCTCAGAGTTTGTCTCCTAAAAGGGATTGTACAGCTTATTTAAACTCAACCTTTCGTCCTTTGAACATGCCTGACAGACCGCCCTCTCTCATGGGccacagagaaaataaaaccCTAGAAATCATTGTTGGCACTCCGGTGCCTCCTAGACACAAGACAGTTGTGGTGACGGTGACCGAGAACAGAGAACAGCATTGTGCCAGCGAGACCCCCAGCAGTTCCCAAGCTCCACCAGTCCATGAGCACAGCTACACAGAGGAAGAAGACCAAACAGACTCTTTGCCCTCTTTAAAACGTCATATCTTCCGCTCCTGTGCCCATCTGGAGCTCCTGCCGTCCAAGCTTTCCAGATCTACTCTGTACTTGGACAAATCCCTCTCAATCCCTCTTGGACAGACTTTGTATAGATCCACTCTGTCCCTTTCCCTTGGAAAACCATCTTTTACTCAGACCCCTGAGAAACCCAAAATGATGATTCAAACTAAAAGTTCTTACAGTAACTGGGACATGGCGAACACTGGCATTGATGGAACAGAAAGGCTGTCCCAGCAACCGAAGAATGGTTCAACCATCAATGGCAGtccctttaaaaataatactagcTTTGGCTCTGACACGCTGTATTCCACTTTAACATCATTGCCATTCAGAACAAGGTGCCACTCATCTTCTGCTGCCTTCAGACTGAATGGAAAGGCTAATGATGTCTTAGGGCCTTCGCAGAGAAATCCAAGAGCCAGACAGGCATTCAGCGAGCCATCAG GAGTCCCTCAGGTGCATCTAAGGGCCCCTCATGAGGTCAGAACAGTATTCCACACTGCTGAGAAAGTCAGGAGACCCATTGAGTACCCGGTTTCTCCTCATCTAACTAACTGTACCTGTGGGTCCAAGACTGACCAGAAGGACACAGGACACCTGTCACTTAGCTTGAGG GAGGCTCTTGAGCTGTTTCGTCCAGATTTCATCTCTCGCTCTCAGAATCGGATGCGACTATTGGAACTGAGGGCCAGGGAGAGACGGAGCTTACAAACAGCTGAATTTATCATGGGCGTGGAGACAGCTAACCGTAGGCGGAACTGCACCAAGCCACACCCACTTAGTG aTATCCATTTCAAACCCAGGGACAGAGCCATCTCAGGCAAGGAGATGCAATGGAGATCCAGGCG GATTTACAACAAACTCCCTGAGGTGACCAAAaagaaggaggaggagaggaagaggctGGTGCTGGAAACCAACAGACTGAGGGCAGAGGTGTTCAAAAAG AAAGTTTTGGATCAGATTCTTCAAAGACACGGTGACTGA